CTGTTGGAAAAACACTAAACGTCGTAGTTTTTCTAAGTACGCCATGAGAAATTTTCTATTTTTCATTTTTCTATGAACACAATTTGATGTAATGAGGATATTAATTACCCTATACCTATCACTTTTTTCTTATCCGCCCTCTACTCACAAGTTGATGAAACTGTGAAACGATACGTGTAACCTTTATTGATTAATGAGATTAATTAAACTTATTTAAAAATGTGAAAAGGCAAAATAGTTGCAAAACAAAAAAAAGAAAAATTAACAAAGAAAACTTATCTGTATCTATAGGATACAAAAATGTTAAAATGTGAAGTGCTTCAACGAGTTGATGCCACTAAATTAAAAGGGCTCAAGATTTGTCATTAGAAGGAGCTGAAAAAGGACATTATCTTTTATTTATACATGACGAAGTACAGATCAATGATCAATGAGAAACAAAAGCCAAAATGGGTTTATTAAATTTACAAATACTAGTGTTTGATTCTAAATAACATTCTTCGTATTGTTTGTTTGATGGCGAGATTAAATAAGAAAACACCACATGTGCTTTCAAGCAATGTAACTCAACAGGAAACAGAAATTACCAATTTCACAAAGCAACCCAGTTTTAGTAGGCAGAATAGGGTGAGAAGCTAGGAAGCACGGAAGCGCCGAGACGGTCACGCTTCGCGCTTCTGAAGCGGAAGCGCCGTGGAAGCGCTAGGAAGCGTCCGGAAGTGCGATTCTGGGAAAATGAGGTTTGTGAAGCGCGGCGGAAGCGTCCGATTCCGATATGGAAGCGCATGACTTCAATTCGGAAGCGCGGACAGGCACTGTGGGTCAGCGACGCGTTGATCTTCTTTCAATCTCTTATGCAATCAATGATCAATCCCGTCCTCTCCTTGACGACCCCTTGATCGAGAAAGGAGAGACAAAACAAATATGAATCTGGAAGGAGATAGAGAGAGACGTAGAAGGTGAGGGAGAACTGGAGAATCGGAGAACAAAGAGAAAAGAGATGCTGAAGAGAGAAGCAGCCAGAATGACGAAGATGGATGGCTTCCACTCTCTTGATTTGCACACCCACGTGCTATAGTTGCGTTTTTATTTTTTTCAAAAAGAATGGTGTTTGGAACTTTTGGATGGAAAAAACATAGTTATTATGGGATTAATAGTTATATTAGTAGTAGATAAAGAGGCTAAACAATTAAATAATTAGGAGGTTGCAAATTGTTTCATTAATTTGTATTTATTATTAATAATAAATAAGAAGATTTGAAAAGCTAGTAATATTATTATTTTTTATATTATTTTATTTCACGCTTCCAAAACGCTTCCGTTTTCAAGTATTTTTTAAAAAAAACGCTTCCGCGTTTCTAAACGCTTCACTTCCACGCTTCCGTTTCCGATTCTATGCAACGTAGGTGAGAAGTACACTTCGGCAGAGAGGGGCTGCAATGTTGCATAGCTGTACATAGAGTAATAAAAGGGGATGCCAGTAACAAGCATAACATAGCGCACTACTTCAATTTAAATAGACAATATGATCAGGATTTAAATTGAAATCCTCAATATAAACATCCACTAGTAGTGGGAATCACAAATGTGGGTACAATCAGGTTCTTGGTTCAGTTATGAATGCCATTGTTTACAGATCAAAGTCGGTCATTGCCGAGGCTTCTTTTATTGAATATTGTCAAATAAATAGGAACAAAAAGTTAACCGGCAGTTGTTTTCAGTCTGACTTGCTGCTATAACATCCCTGAAAAGGCTGAATCGAAGCACAATGAGGGTGCTTGATCATCTCCTCTGGAAGTTAAGGTACTTGATACCATAAGCAAAGACAAAGAAGAAGAGGAGGACCCAACCAACATGAGCAGCAACAACTGGTATGAGGAAGTCGTGGTCATAGCCATAAGCCTCCTTAAGGTATTCATCAACTGTAACAGATCCTTCAGCAGTTGTGATACTCCTATCGCTCCGATCACCGAATTGAGATCCAATGATACCGTAGATTGTCCAAGCAACTGGAGAACCCCAGTAGTACCACCTCCACCATATCGGGATTAACTGCAAAATTGAGAATGAATATGTCAAGAATCATAACATACTTAGCAAAATTCCATGTTTACAATTGTAACATTCCTAGGTATTAATATGGAAAATAAAAATAGCAACCACTTCCATTCGCCTTAAAATAAAAACAAAAGGAAAATTATAACATACCGGTCTAGGGATGAGGAAACCAGAGAACAAATTCCAGAAACTCATGAAGAAGGACATTACAATTGACGCGATTTGATGGCCAGGAGTTAGGGCAACCACCATCATGCCATACATTGAGAAGTATGTAAAACACATGCATGTGAAGTAGTAGAAGTACAAGAACTTCTCAATTTTGAATTTGTAGCCGATCATAAAAAATAGCAGAAGGCAATATATGAAGGATTGTATAGCAACATAAATTGTCTCAATGGCCACCTACATCACAAAATGTTCAGCAATATATCATGGTTAATATGTAAATGAATAAAAAAGAATATATACTTTGGTGTTAGCCAAATCCGAATACAAAAGTGTAGGTTTGAATTTCTTACCTGAGCAAATGCATAAGGCAACTCTGAATACATTCCTGCTGCTCTTTCTCGGTAGAAAACTGTTCTCTCAATCGAAACCACAGATTGCACAGAATGACCATTGCCCGCTCCAAGGAAAAGAACAGCAGCATAGGTTGCTCCCATAAGGTTAATAATATCTTGTTCTTTTTCTCTGTTGACAAATCATAGAAGTGAGAACTCTAGGAGAGAACAAACATAGAAAAATGGATCATTTAGTATTAAGTTCTTAAACTTACAGCACGTCTCCTTTGTTCCAGAAGATGATACCAAAAAGTGCGCCGATGACTATTGTGGTGAAAAACCTGATGGCATTGTATTGCGAGTTCCTCCAGTATGACCAGTGTTGTTTCCAAAAGCAAGCCTTGCATTGAGTTGGGAAGCTTTGTGAATATTTGGTGGGGAAGTAAAGGTCCTTGGAGCCAGGGAGTGGAGTGCTCAATTCCTTAATAAGTTCTTGAACGCTCCTGAACAAGTAACCACAATTATTATAATTTAATATATATATATATATATATATATAACAAATAAACAGATACATAAAAACTCTACATACCTATACAGCTCAGAGTTCGCATATACTTCGGCAAAATCAATGTTATTATGAGCCTCAACTGCAGCAGAACTGACGTCTAACATCCATGTAGCAGGGTTGAAGCCGTCTTTGATCTTTGGAACTCCTGGAATGGCCTGCAAGTAAATTTTTTTTTTTTTAAAGTTATGATTTATTTCTAACCACATCATATAATTTCATTAGGAGCAATTCAATCATTCTAAGAATATATTCAAATGATTGGAAATGCCACAGCAATATAACTACCGAGAACTAGAATTGGACTGAACGCTGAAGGTAAAGCATCGTATAAAGTTACCTCAAAATATTCAACAAGCTTGTGAGACCGGTCACCAAGAGGTCCAGCATAAATCACTTGTCCTCCTCTTTTCATTAAGAAAAGCTGCAAACGAATAGAAAATCAAGGTGATGTATGAACCATGAGATAGTCAAGTGTTAGAGATTGACGTATTAATTTGAAAGGTTAATAATACCTCATCAAAAGCTTCAAAAATGTCAATGCTAGGTTGGTGAATAGTGCAGACTACGGTACGTCCTGTATCGACTGTGTTTCTTACAGTACGCATAACAATTGCAGCTGCTCTGGCATCAAGCCCTGATGTTGGCTCATCCATAAAGATAATGGAAGGATTAGCAACCAATTCTACAGCAATGGTTAGCCTCTTTCTTTGTTCAGTTGAAAGTCCGTCCACTCCTGGTAGTCCAACTAAAGCATTCCTCAAGGGGTTAAGCTCCACCAAGTCCATAACTTCATCAACAAACATCTATAATAGCCAAGACAATAGGAGTCAACTATGTAGCAATATCCACCAAGTCCATAACTTATTTTATGGTTTACTGAATGACATACCTTTCTTTTGGTTTTGTCGACATCCTTAGTAAGACGTAGCCAGGCAGAGTATAGCAGAGATTCATAAACAGTAACATATGGAGAATGAATGTCGTTCTGTTCACAATAACCGCTAACCCGAGCAAATGTAGTTTGGTTTTTTGGGTATCCAGAGATGCTAATATTTCCTTCGATATAACCACCAGTTTTTCTTCCAGCTAAGACATCCATCAAAGTAGTTTTTCCAGCACCACTAACACCGACTAAAGCAGTGAGAACCCCTGGCCTGAATGCCCCATTGACATCTCTTAGTAGTTGCAGTCGGTCCTCTTCAACACCTTGGGTCTTCATCTCCTGATAATGAAGCATGATTGTTACTACTAATATATGGAAGAATGAGTATTCTTAGTTACTGTTAATGACTATGAATTCTTAAGATGCATATACTAAACTCAGTTTGAAGCCTTTTATTATTTCATATAATACTGTTTCTCTTTTGATACACATTATCACACTGATTTCCGGAAATTTTAAAGCTTTGGTCAAAAAGATTAAAGGTATGACTTACCGCAGGCATATCCACATAGTAGTTAACATGGCTGAAAGCGAGAGAAAGTGGCTGGAAGGGTAACACCATTCCTCTCTTGGCTTGTACGTTTGAACTTCCTTCAGCATTTCTCACTTGCATATCAATTCCTATACGAAATTTGCAAGTAGCCACAGTTACATATCTGGTGTAATTCATAATTTAGAAATACAAAATGAATGCTTTCCAATAAAAGGATCCAAGCTAGTTAAGTGATACACAAGATATATAGTATTTCAACCTTCTGTCAATCGTGGCCTCCTCTTGTTTTCAGAGTCATCCTCCCCAAGTAGAGTTTTGTTGTCGCCAAGAGCTAAAATGAGTTGTACATAAAAAAAAATAGTCAACACTTGTATCCATTATCATAAAAATAGATAAATGATGAATGAAAGTTATTAAACTTACGGTTCAAGTAGGTCAATGCTGCAATGAACATCAGATTGAAGAGAAGAGAAAACCCGACGAGCGCTCCAATACAAATCCAATACCAAGATTCTGTAGTGTACAGGCCTCTTTGCCTGAGAAGGGCTTTCCCCACAGTGGGCTGAGTGGAGTTGATTGGTGGCTGTTCCAAGGATAAAATAAAAAGTTTTGTTAAACTTAAGAGCTTGAGCCTATGATCATGGGAGATTAAACTTTAAATTGTTATTATTGATGTATAGGAGAAAATCAACAGAGATTTAAGAAAACTTACGCCGCCCCATCTATCATCAAGAAATTCATTAATAGCAATTGCATTCTGTCCATACATCATAGGTGAGATATAGTAGCCCCATATCATCCATGACTGGATGTCATCTGCAGATCAATAAGAGAAAGGTTTAAACATTTTGAAAAATTATATGTCTAATTTATACAAGCATTGACTAGAAAAGGAGGCTGACCTTTAGCAACAATATAACCTCCAAGCACAAATACAAGTAGCAGGACAAATGAACCTATTGTGTTAGCAACCACAGGTGTTCTTCCAAGAGCTGCAATAAAACGGAAGAGGGAGAGTGCCATCTGACTTATCCAAATATAAGCCAATAACTGTTTGAAGAACCTGAACATATAGGACAGAGAAAAAGCATTGGTAATTTTTAACAACACATCTAGGAATGTATAAAGCATCTGCAAATGATAAAGCAACAGATTAACACTTACCTACTGGCATCAGGTGCAAATCCTATGGAATAATAGGTAAAGCCGATCCATATTGCAGATTCCACAACTGAAATAGGAATTCTGGTCACCCAAATGGGCAACGCAAAAGCCCACGCTGGATAGAACAAGGCATCCCTCTGTTTAAAGAACACTGGAAGCCGGAAAACTGTCATTGCAAGCTCTGTCATTCCATTAAACATGATGTTAATGAGACTGAAAAATAGTGCCCCCCAATACTTTGATGAATCAGCTTGTGTCCCTGATTTCATTTCTGTTCTAAGGAATACAGTCAAAGTAATTGTAGCCATGATGGCAATCTGTGCAGTTTTGAATATGTAAACAAAAGAGTTCCGCTTCATTAGGAGCAATTCCCTTGCAAAGCATGCCTTGAAGAGCTCCATACTAGATATTCCATACTTTTCCTTAACCAAAGCAGCAGGATGGGCTTGTCTTTTATCATAAGAGACTCTTAGTTCTTCCCCAAGCCGTTGGCCAACATGAAAGGAGCTGAATGCACGAACAAAATCAGAGACTGTGACTGATCTGTAAGGTTGGTTCTTGAACCAGTATTGTTCTTGGTCCTTCTTTGAGGTAACTTCTTGCAAGAAGTCTGCAACACCTTTTCTGTCAGGGCATTTGAATCCCATATATTCAAAGAACTCGAGGACATTCTCACGTGGGCCTTGATAAACAATCTGACCGTCCGAGAGAAGGATAACATCATCAAAAAGATCGTATGTCTCGGGTGCAGGCTGCAATAGAGAGATGACCATTGACACATCCATAATGTGAACCATCTGTCTCATGTATCTGACAATCTGAAAGGTTGTGGAACTATCCAACCCTGTTGATATTTCATCCATGAAATATGCTTTTGCTGGTCCAACTAACATCTCTCCTGTATTCAGTGAAACCAACTAAAGTTATTATTGGAAATAGGTTCGCACACTAGTTTTCATTTTTCAATTTTTAAGCAAGGAAAGTTCGTCAGTATTCGCTCAAATATTCAAAGAAAGATGAGAAAACATAATCATCGAGGAACAATGGTTACATACCAGTCGTGACACGCTTCTTTTGTCCACCAGATATTCCCCTTCTCATTTCATCACCCACCAGAATATCAGCACAGATATCCAATCCAAGAATCTGTTAAAAGAATATCAGAGACAATCAGGTTAGCTTGTAGTTTGTACAATATGGCAAAAAAAAAAAAAAAATGAAAAACTCCTATGATTGAAGAAACAGACCTTGAGAACATAATCTGTGACCAAACTTGTTTCCTGTCCTGCCAGAGATGTGGCTTTCATGTATGCATCAATCCCAGGATCTGGTTTAATACCTGCATCTTTCTCCCGTCTAGACAACTCTGCTAGTTTATCATACCTTGTTCCAACTCCTAGGCAACGTCCAGAGAAATCAAGTGTTTCACGAACTGTCATCTCACCATAATGAAGATCATGCTGGCTAATATAAGCAGAGGTTTTCTGAGGTATAAATTCATTAAATTCATGGCCGCAGTAAGTCACTTTCCCATCAACCTGTTTAGAAGCACAAGTTGTCAATATGGATGCAAAACAAAACAATTAAGTAGGAACATCAAGTATATATAGTTTATTTGAAATGATAAAAGTTAGACATAGAATATCGAATTACCTTAAGATCCCTATCTAGTTTGCCAGAAAGTGCTTTTAGCAATGTTGTTTTTCCTGATCCCGGAGGTCCAAGAAGAAGTGTCAACCTGAAAACAAGTATAAGAGCTTCTTCAGCCAATTTCATCCAAGATCTAGATTATTTATGTTTGCCAAACTGATATCATACCTTGCTGGTTTGACAATACCACTAACATCTTCTAGTATCTTCACAATTCTTTTCTTTGATGGTGAAAGTCCAACAAGTCCCAGTATTCCCTAATATCATCAACAGTAATTTTCAAAATCCATAGATTACAGTAGGCACACAAGATAAAGAAGTAAACTCCACAATTAGGAAATGTCTTTGCAAAATACCTCTATTGCGTTCAAGGTGGAATTCCATAGAGTCGGAAGTGCTCTGGTGCCAACAAATGCATCTCCCTCTATTTTTAGATTTTGGAATCGAACCTCAACTCTAGGAATATCGATACCAACCCTGTTTCCCAAAGTCACAGATCAAAATTTAGGAAAACATAAAACTCAAAAACATGCAAAGCAATATAAAGCCAAGCAAAACATATAAATCATTGAACACTATTAATTTCCGAATCGAATTACCTGTCATTTCTAGCTCTGAGCTTCTTCAAGAACTTCTCATTGTCCTCCTCAATAACCTTAAGTATGCTCTCCATCAACCGCTTCTTCTCTGAATCCCCAAGATTCACAACGTCGACTTCTTCAGCCACAACCCTTCCATTGCTCATAACATTCCTCAACATCCCTTTCCTCATCCTATCGTAAGTCGGCAACCTCTCTATGGCTGCCCACTTGAGCTCCTCCTCCTCGTCCATCTGCCGGACGCTCCGCTGGAACACGTCCGGCGCGTTCCATAATTCCCGGACACTCGTCGACCGCCAGCTCCTCCGGCTACTCGACTGCCTCGACAGGTCATCTCCCGCCAACGCCGCCGCCGCCATTTTTTGGCGGGAACGAAATCAACTCACGGAAGTTGGTGCACCCAAAACGAGGGAAGTGATCAAGCCTCAAACTGTGTCCGGAAGTTGGGGCGTGATCTTTGTTCTTGTGAAAGTTTTTCAGACTTTGTATGAAGTATGAGACGAGACGTGTTGTTATGATGAGAGTGTTTGGATGTGGTTTATGCTGGTGGTTTATATAGAGAAACAGAGGATGGGGAAGAATGGAAGCAGGGGCGGACCCCACTAGATTTTGAAAAGTTTGATGTTTTGTTCCTTATTTTAGTATATCTTAGGAATTGGAATAGGTTTATATAAAGATATCTTAGGAATTGGAATAGGATCCACATGGATCAGATAATTGNNNNNNNNNNNNNNNNNNNNGGGGGGGGGGGGGCGTGCGGGAGTGCATCTCTATCAGAATGGTTGCGGAAAGAAACAAGAAAGTTTTGCCTGTGTACATTCCAGCAAGTCATGAGAATAGTATTGAAATGAGACTAGTCAGTAATCCAGAAGTGACTAATCTGAAAGAAGAATAGGAAGAAGGGGGATGTCAAAAAGGAAGATGGCATTTCTCTCCGAATGGTTTTTTAAATTGAAACAAAGAGGAATATCTTGTTCTGTGTTACAGAAAAGTCTTGGGTCAGAACTCAAGTGAGACTTGGCCTTGGCGGAATCTTCTCTGTCCGTCCGTCCGTCCCCCCTCCCTTCCTTTGAGAAGATGTAAAAGTATAACTCACCGTAGGAGGAGATAAAATAAGGGTTTTGTAGTTTCTCTTTTTGGAAAATAAAATTTCACATTGATATATTGACTCTTTGAACAGAAAAAATAAGTTGTTACATGTCCTTTCCTTGCCGATTACGGGGGAGAGAAAAAGTTTGGGAGGGTTCCAAACCCATTCAAAAAAAAAAAAAAAAGTTGGTGGTAAAAGTCATTCAAATCGTTATATAATTTTCAAACAAGCTTCTTCAATATTCTAGAAAGTGCGCTCAAGAGTTTGTAGGAGATGTTGAAAAGTTTTGAGAAATGCTCATATGCTATTATTGATGTTAGCTGTAAGACTAAACACAAGCTATATGTGTCATGTGTGACCTCATTGCAGTTTGAAAAGCATGAAAGGAAATATGATAAAGATTAGAAGGGGAATAGTGATGGAAAGAGAAGTACACGTGTTATTGTTATTGTCAGTGACGGAGCCAGAATATAATTGAAACCCAAAGTATATATATTAAAATACTTGGTCTCGGTTAAAACTATAGCTTAGTTTTACGGTCTTTTTGTAATTTCTTTTTCATTAAAATTTATTAACCTTTTTGGTCTCGGATATATTTGAATTTATATCCTTAACGTTGTTAATTAAACTAACTAATATCAACCAGATCACGGCTCACCAACAACTATAACTTGGTCTCGGTTAAAACTATAGCTTAGTTTTACGGTCTTCTTGCAATTTCTTTTTCATTAAAATTTATTAACCTTCTTGGTCTCGGATATATTTGAATTTATATCCTTAACGTTGTTAATTAAACTAACTAATATTAACCAGATCACAGCTCACCAACAACTATAACTTTTTTGGTTATTATTATTATAAACAATGAACTTCAATTTTGAGCACATGCAACCAATACCTAAACTCTTCACTTCTTCCTAGGGGTGGGCATAAAAAACCTAAATCCTGGTCCCATCCCGGTCCAGTCCCGAAATTTGACGGGATGGGACAAGATCTATGCCTAAAAACACTAGGCCCGTCCCGTGGAGAAACAACGGGAGGGGACAGGACGGGACCTGGGACTGAAAAGTTGAGGCCCGTCAGGCCCGTCCTGTCCCGTGTAAAATATAGAGTAATCTCAGCCATTGATTTTTTAGATGTTTTGATCTCAACCTTTCATTTTTTAACCCTAATACCAACTCTCTTTCACTCTCTTCAGTCTCTCGCAGTCGCGCGAACCCAACTCTCTTTTAAGTTTCAATCTGCTTCCTCCTCACTCTCTCAGTCTCTCTTTCGAACTCCTCCACCGCCCGCTTCCTCCTCCTCCGCTTCCTCCTCGGTGCCCGCTTCCTTCCCCTCCGCATCTCACTGCCCGATTCCTCCTCCTTCGCTTCCTTCTCGGCGCCCGCTTCCTCCGCTTCCGCATCTCACCGCCCGATTCCTTCTCCTCCGCTTCCTCCTCGCGAACTACAACCGGCGATGAGGCAACCCCAATCTTCCAAACGAAGCAGCAGCAACAAGCATCGTGCCTCCTCCTCCTCCTCTGCCACTTCCTCTGTCAGGCAAGATTATTTTCACTCTCACTGTCTCTCTCTCTCTCTCTCTCATGCTTTTAAGCTTCACAGTGTACAAACTCATGGCTAAATCTGAATATATTAGCTGATAAAGATCACTCACCTGTGATTAGATTAAGACTTTAGAAGTATTATTAGTAGTCGAGATTATTAGTAGTCGAGGACTTTAAGGTTTCTATCTGTTTGCTACTCTGGGTCAAGTTATTTGTTTTCTGTACAAACTCAAAGAAAATTTTAGATAAAAAGTCTTTGCTTGCAGTATTGTTGGTTAGGGAAGACGTGGTATGTAATGGCTGGATGAATGTTATAGATTGAAGAATGTATAGAAGGTATTATGTTAGGGTATTTTTTGATTAGGATGGTTGCGATCAAATTTAGGCTTTGAGAGATGTAGTGGAAGTGAGATTTGGATACTTGATATTGAGTGTTATGGCAATCGTTGCTCTAGTTTAATTCTAGTTATGAATTATGGATTCATATGATGCAATCTTTATATTATGAGTAAATGACACTTTAGTACTAATTTTAAAGGTTTATTGCCCATTCCAATGAAAATCTCTTTACCAACCCTATTCCAATGAATTCTAATAAAAGGACGTCAATACCCTCACCCTAATTTAACTCTTTTTCTCCTTTTTTTCCCCGTCTCATTATCTCTCTCTCTCTCNNNNNNNNNNNNNNNNNNNNNNNTACCCCCCAATAAAAGTTTACTAGGGGTAGTAAACTTCATTTTTTTCGCATCTAAGTTGATTTTTCTCCTTTTCAATGTGAATTATGGCATTGGAGCTACTGTTTTGTAAGTTTACTACCCCCAGTAAAAGTTTACTACCCCTAGTAAACTTTAGTTTTTCGAATCTAAATTGTTCTTCCTCTGTTTTAGTGTGTATTATGGTCTTGAAAATACTGATTTGCAAGTTTACTACCCCTATTAAAAGTTTACTAGGGGTAGTAAATTTTATTTTTCCGCATCTAAGTTGATTTTTCTCCTTTTCAATGTGAATTATGGTATTGGAGCTACTGTTTTGCAAGTTTACTAACCCCAGTAAAAGTTTACTAGGGGTAGTAAACTTCATTTTTTCACATCTAGGTTGATTTTTCTCCTTTTCAATATGAATTATGGCATTGGAGCTACTGTTTTGTAAGTTTACTACTCCCAGTAAAAGTTTACTAGGGGTAGTAAACTTTAGTTTTTCGAATCTAAATTGTTCTTCCTCTGTTTTAGTGTGTATTATGGTCTTGAAAATACTATTTTGCAAGTTTACTACCCCCAGTAAAAGTTTACTAAGGGTAGTAAATTTTATTTTTTCACATCTAAGTTGATTTTTCTCCGTTTTAATGTGTACTTATAGCCTTGGAGATATTATTTTGCAAGATTACTACCCCCAGTAAGATGTTTATTAGGGGTGGTAAACTTTATTTTTTTGCATATATGTTGATTTTTTCTCTCTTTTAAGGTATATAATGGTCATAGGAAAACTGTATTGCAAGTTTACTACCCCCAGCAAAAGTTTACTAAGGGTAGTAAACTTTATTTTTCTGCATTTAAGTTGAGATTTCACGGTTTTAAGGTGTATAATAGTCATGGAGAAACTCCAGTGAGATTTCCCGGGAAAAATTCCGGCCACCGGATGCCGGCAATTTTCCGGCCGTCGGAAAATTCCGGTCACCGGTGACCGGAATCCGGCTGCCGGAGTTCGAAGTCCGGCGACCGGAATCCGGCTGCCGGTGACCGGCGCCGGTGTCCGGTGTGCTTCCGGGAAAGTCTTCCCTTCTTCTTTTTCATTTTTTCTCTTTAAATAAAGGTTAAGGGTAAAAAAGTCTTTAAAAATATAATTTTATTATATTTTAATAAAGATTTGTGTATTT
The window above is part of the Fragaria vesca subsp. vesca linkage group LG2, FraVesHawaii_1.0, whole genome shotgun sequence genome. Proteins encoded here:
- the LOC101313090 gene encoding pleiotropic drug resistance protein 2-like, with the protein product MAAAALAGDDLSRQSSSRRSWRSTSVRELWNAPDVFQRSVRQMDEEEELKWAAIERLPTYDRMRKGMLRNVMSNGRVVAEEVDVVNLGDSEKKRLMESILKVIEEDNEKFLKKLRARNDRVGIDIPRVEVRFQNLKIEGDAFVGTRALPTLWNSTLNAIEGILGLVGLSPSKKRIVKILEDVSGIVKPARLTLLLGPPGSGKTTLLKALSGKLDRDLKVDGKVTYCGHEFNEFIPQKTSAYISQHDLHYGEMTVRETLDFSGRCLGVGTRYDKLAELSRREKDAGIKPDPGIDAYMKATSLAGQETSLVTDYVLKILGLDICADILVGDEMRRGISGGQKKRVTTGEMLVGPAKAYFMDEISTGLDSSTTFQIVRYMRQMVHIMDVSMVISLLQPAPETYDLFDDVILLSDGQIVYQGPRENVLEFFEYMGFKCPDRKGVADFLQEVTSKKDQEQYWFKNQPYRSVTVSDFVRAFSSFHVGQRLGEELRVSYDKRQAHPAALVKEKYGISSMELFKACFARELLLMKRNSFVYIFKTAQIAIMATITLTVFLRTEMKSGTQADSSKYWGALFFSLINIMFNGMTELAMTVFRLPVFFKQRDALFYPAWAFALPIWVTRIPISVVESAIWIGFTYYSIGFAPDASRFFKQLLAYIWISQMALSLFRFIAALGRTPVVANTIGSFVLLLVFVLGGYIVAKDDIQSWMIWGYYISPMMYGQNAIAINEFLDDRWGGPPINSTQPTVGKALLRQRGLYTTESWYWICIGALVGFSLLFNLMFIAALTYLNPLGDNKTLLGEDDSENKRRPRLTEGIDMQVRNAEGSSNVQAKRGMVLPFQPLSLAFSHVNYYVDMPAEMKTQGVEEDRLQLLRDVNGAFRPGVLTALVGVSGAGKTTLMDVLAGRKTGGYIEGNISISGYPKNQTTFARVSGYCEQNDIHSPYVTVYESLLYSAWLRLTKDVDKTKRKMFVDEVMDLVELNPLRNALVGLPGVDGLSTEQRKRLTIAVELVANPSIIFMDEPTSGLDARAAAIVMRTVRNTVDTGRTVVCTIHQPSIDIFEAFDELFLMKRGGQVIYAGPLGDRSHKLVEYFEAIPGVPKIKDGFNPATWMLDVSSAAVEAHNNIDFAEVYANSELYRSVQELIKELSTPLPGSKDLYFPTKYSQSFPTQCKACFWKQHWSYWRNSQYNAIRFFTTIVIGALFGIIFWNKGDVLEKEQDIINLMGATYAAVLFLGAGNGHSVQSVVSIERTVFYRERAAGMYSELPYAFAQVAIETIYVAIQSFIYCLLLFFMIGYKFKIEKFLYFYYFTCMCFTYFSMYGMMVVALTPGHQIASIVMSFFMSFWNLFSGFLIPRPLIPIWWRWYYWGSPVAWTIYGIIGSQFGDRSDRSITTAEGSVTVDEYLKEAYGYDHDFLIPVVAAHVGWVLLFFFVFAYGIKYLNFQRR